A window from Drosophila yakuba strain Tai18E2 chromosome 3L, Prin_Dyak_Tai18E2_2.1, whole genome shotgun sequence encodes these proteins:
- the LOC6539496 gene encoding cuticle protein 16.5, whose translation MYKFLVLAALIACSAAKPGVVAPLAAPLAYANAPLYAAGGSSQVDVRNNYDGTLSSYTTAPFEFAGPYSSRYVSGVPAAPAVVAKYAAAPLAAAYSAPLAAAVAAPLAAAPVAAPLAAAPYAAAAYSAYPYASPYAAPYLASPYAAPYAAPYAAPIAAAAPAPVVV comes from the exons ATGTACAAGTTT TTGGTTCTCGCAGCCCTCATCGCCTGCTCTGCGGCCAAACCAGGAGTCGTAGCTCCACTGGCTGCTCCTCTGGCCTACGCCAATGCTCCTCTGTACGCCGCAGGTGGCAGCAGCCAGGTGGATGTCCGCAACAACTACGACGGCACCCTGTCCTCCTACACTACCGCTCCATTTGAGTTCGCCGGCCCCTATTCCAGCCGCTACGTGTCCGGAGTCCCAGCTGCCCCCGCCGTGGTGGCCAAGTacgctgctgctcctctggCCGCCGCCTACTCTGCTCCTCtggctgctgccgttgctgctcCTCTGGCCGCTGCTCCCGTAGCTGCTCCTCTGGCCGCTGCTCCCtatgccgccgccgcctaCTCCGCCTATCCCTATGCCTCGCCCTACGCCGCCCCCTACCTGGCATCTCCCTACGCCGCACCCTATGCTGCACCCTACGCTGCTCCCATCGCCGCTGCGGCACCAGCTCCAGTGGTGGTCTAA
- the LOC6539498 gene encoding protein TRACHEARY ELEMENT DIFFERENTIATION-RELATED 7A has translation MWQLTWAFALAFLVLGGEAKPSHLHYNHFDPHHVNHFDGHHLSHLDSLHALPNHLDYAVHESVLPPPAPLLPAVAPPPAFAPPPPVFAPAPLLPAPAPFLPAPAQLLPAPAPLLPAPAPLLPAPAFLPAPAPLLPELQVPSVTHQVLPPVLEAVPFAPTYRAIPGPKTTTHRVSIGYAFPKLLAAPHAHLKALPLKFAHHHHHSLW, from the exons ATGTGGCAACTGACATGG GCGTTTGCCCTGGCTTTTCTGGTCCTAGGTGGTGAAGCAAAGCCCTCTCATCTACACTACAACCACTTTGATCCCCACCATGTGAACCATTTCGACGGACATCATCTGAGCCACTTGGATTCTCTGCATGCTCTGCCGAACCACTTGGATTACGCGGTGCACGAATCGGTTcttcctcctccagctcctttgCTTCCTGCTGTGGCTCCACCACCAGCATTTGCTCCGCCACCACCAGTATT tgctcctgctcctctttTACCTGCTCCTGCACCATTTTTGCCCGCTCCTGCGCAACTTCTGCCAGCTCCTGCACCACTTCTTCCAGCTCCTGCGCCACTTCTACCGGCTCCAGCATTTTTgccagctcctgctccacTTTTGCCAGAGTTGCAAGTGCCGAGTGTCACCCATCAAGTGCTGCCACCCGTGCTCGAGGCGGTTCCCTTTGCACCCACCTATCGAGCCATTCCCGGACCGAAGACTACCACCCACCGCGTGTCCATCGGCTACGCCTTCCCCAAGCTGCTGGCCGCCCCCCACGCCCATCTGAAAGCCCTGCCCCTGAAGTTCGctcaccaccatcaccactCGTTGTGGTAG